The Streptomyces sp. M92 nucleotide sequence CCCACGTCGCCGAGTAGCGCCGCCGGTACGCCTTGCGGTCCTGCTCCGCGCGGATCCAGCGCGTCGCCACCAGGGCGACCATGCTGCCCGCGACGACGAGCATGCCGGGACCCACGTTCCTGCGGTCGGTGAGCCGGGACAGGAGCGTCGAGCCGTCGACACCCGTCACCGGCGCCGCGGCGCCCGGAGCGGCACCGCCGCCGGCACCGGCCGGCGCGGAGGGCGCCGCTCCCGGCGCCGCCCCCTCCTCCTCCTCGGAGACGAGCAGCCGGACACCGAGCGACGCCATGGCCTCCGGCAGCGGCTGGAAGAACGTCGTGCCCCCCTTGTCGCAGTCGCCGTTGCCGCCCGAGGTGACGCCGAGCGCGATGCCCTCGGAGAACATCGGCCCCCCGCTGTCGCCCGGTTCCGCGCACACGTCGGTCTCGATCAGCCCGGTGACGGTCCCCTCCGGGTAGTTGACCGTCGCGTCGAGCGCGGTCACCCGGCCGTCGCGCAGCCCGCTGGTGCTGCCGCTGCGGAACACCCGCTGGCCCACGGCCGGTTCACCCACACCCGTGATGCGCACCCCCTTGCCCCCGCCGACGGCCACCACGTCGGCGCCGTCGCCCGCCTCGCCGTCCGCGTACTCCACCAGGGAGAAGTCGTCCCCCGGAAAGCTCCCGGCGACGGTCGCGCCGACCCGCCGCTCGCCCCGGCCGTCCCCGAACCACACCGACCCCGTCGGCCCGCAGTGGCCCGCGGTGAGGATGAAGTCGCCGCGCCCGTCGGTCACGTTGAAGCCCGCCGAGCAGCGCCCGGCCGTGGACAGGATCGGCTCGGCACCGTTCAGGCGCGTGGTGAAGGCTCCCTCGGTGCGCTCCATGCGGACAAAGCCGCCGATGCCCTCGGCGACGTCCGTCAGCCGGGACCAGTCGGACCGGGAGACCGTGCTGTCGCCCCGCACCACCACCTCGTTGGTCCGGTAGTCGAGTGCCCACGCCGTCCCGGCCACCCGAGGTGCCGAACGCAGCGTCGACGTCGCGGACCTCAGCTCGGACATGCTGTGCCGCACGACCTTCGCCTCGGCGCCGGCCCGGCGCACCTCACGCGCGGCCCGCTCGTCGGTGACCGCGACGACCGGCCGGCCGTCGGAGCCGACCCAGTGGCCCGCCGTACGGTCGGTGCCCAGCCGCGACACCAGGCCCGCGCCGGTGCCCGACGCGGACCGCGCCAGGGTGTGCGGCACGGCGGCGTCGGGAGGCTCGCCCGCCACGGCCCGGGTGACCATCGTCCCCCCGAGCAGCAGTCCGCCGACGGCCGCCAGTCGTGCGACTCGCCGGACGATGCGTCGTCGTGCGTGCCTCATGCGTGCGCTCCCGAACCCGGTACTCACGGCGTCACCGCCGCGGGGGCCCTCCGGACATCGAGCGCCCTCCTCCCATACGGGGGCGGGCACGTCCGCGTTCACCGTGCGGGCGGCCCCGTCCGGTCCCCGGCGCCCCTCCGGTACCGTTTCCCGCGCGCACCGTCGCCGCCTATCTTGTGCCCATGACCAGCTTCGAGGAGCACCAGTCCGGCGAGACGAACCCCCTCCAGGCCCTCACGCCCGACCAGCTGCGCCGCCGTACGAGCATGAAGTGGCGCACCCACCCGGCGGACGTGCTGCCGCTGTGGGTGGCCGAGATGGACGTTCCGCTCGCCGCGCCCGTCGTGCGCGCCGTCACCGACGCCATGGAACTCGGCGACACCGGCTACCCCGCGGGCACCGCCTACGCCGAGGCCCTGGCCGCCTTCGCGGGCAAGCGCTGGGGCTGGGACGACCTCGCCGTGGAACGCACCGCGATCGTGCCCGACGTGATGCTGGGCGTCGTCGAGATGCTCGAGCTGGTCACCGGACCCGGCGACCCGGTGATCGTCAACCCGCCCGTGTACCCGCCGTTCTACGCGTTCGTGACCCACGTGGACCGGCGCGTCGTCGAGGCGCCCCTCGACGCCGGCCTGCGCCTCGACCTCGGCGTGCTGGAGGAGGAGTTCCGGCGGGCCGTCGCCGGGGGAGGGCGCGCCGCCTACCTGCTGTGCAACCCGCACAACCCCACCGGCACGGTCCACACCGCCGACGAGCTGGCCGCCGTCGCCGCGCTCGCCGAGCGGTACGGCGTCCGGGTCGTCGCCGACGAGATCCACGCCCCGGTCGTCACCGGCCCCGGCGCGCGGTTCGTGCCGTACCTGAGCGTGCCCGGCGCCGAGCGGGGCCTCGCGCTGATGTCCGCGTCCAAGGGCTGGAACCTGCCCGGGCTCAAGGCGGCGCTCGCCCTCGCCGGGCCCGGTGCCGGCGCCGACCTGGCGCGGATGCCCGAGGAGGTCGGCCACGGAGCGAGCCACGTCGGCGTCCTCGCCCACACGGCGGCCCTGCGCGACGGCACCGCCTGGCTGGACGCGGTGCTGGCCGGGATCGAGGAGAACCGGCGGCTGCTCACCCGCCTGCTCGCCGAGCACCTGCCCGGCGTGGTCCACCGTCCCGGCGAGGCGACCTACCTGGCCTGGCTCGACTGCCGCCCGCTGGACCTCGGCGACGACCCGGCGGACGTCTTCCTGCGGCGCGGCCGGGTGGCCCTCAGCTCCGGCATCCCCTTCGGCACCGGCGGCGCGGGACACCTGCGGCTCAACCTCGCGACGTCGACGGAGGTGATCACGGAGGCGGTACGGCGGATGGCGGCGGCCCTGGACCGGGACTGAGGGGAGATGCCGGGCCGCCCACCGGACCGGTGCGCACCTAGACTCCCGGCATGGACGACGTCTCGATGGCCCGGCTCAGTGCCGGCAAGTACCTGCTGGTCACCACGTTCCGGAAGAACGGCACCCCGGTCGCCACCCCGGTGTGGGTCGTGCGGGACGGGGACGCGCTCGGCGTCTGGACGGCCGCCGGCTCCTGGAAGGTCAAGCGGATCCGCAACCGCGCGGACGTCCTGGTCGGCCCCTGCGACCTGCGCGGCCGGCCGACCGGCGACCAGGTCCCGGCGACGGCGGAGATCTGCGACCCGGCCACCACCGGCCGCTACCGCCGGCTCATCGCCCGCAAGTACGGAGTCGTCGGGCGGCTCACCCTCCTGGGCAGCCGGCTGCGCCGCGGCCCCGACGGCACCGTGGGCATCCGGATCACCTCCGCTCCCTGAGCGGCCGGGGCGCCGTGTCCCTCACGTCCAGGCGCGGTACGGTTCGTCGACCAGCTGGAAGACCGGCTCGCCCCGCACCGGGTCCTGGGCCGTGGACAGCCGGACCCGGTCGCCGCTGTGGATGCCGATGAGCGGGCCCATGACCCGGCCGCGCAGCACGAAGCCCTCGGCCATCTCGATCAGGGACACGTTGCGCGCGGCCGGGGTGTTGCGGTGCACCACCGTGGCGTGCCGCACCGTCCCCGTGCCCTCGCTGCGTTCGGTCCGCAGGTCGCTGCCGCGACAGACGGGGCACAGCACCCGGTGGTACATGGCGGTGCCGCACCAGGTGCAGCGCTGGAAGTGGATCGCCTCGGACTCCGGGGCCCTGGGGTCGAGCACGCCCGTCGCGGAGCCGGCCGTCTGCTGAGCGACGTTTCCTGAGTGGTGGTACACGCTGGTCAACTCCCTGCACTCGAGCCGGAATCCGCGTGCGCGGTCGCCCGGGCACGCGTGTGCGGGTGACCGTGCCACCGTGCACACGCTCAGGCTATGGCACTGCGTGCCACAGGTAAAGGCACTCGGTACCCTCGATTGCGGGGCGGAGCGGTTCCGTCGCCGAGGGCCGGTCAGTCGCCGGCGAACGCCGCCTCGACCTCCCGCACGACCTGCCACAGGGGTGCGCCGCGCCGCGTGACGACCACGACCACGTCCTCCTGCCCGGCGGCCGGCGGCGGCGCGGGAGAGCTGCCGAAGGCGGACTGCGCGTACCCGAGCGCGTGGTCGACCGCGGCGCCCGCGTCGTCCCGCCCGTCCGAACGCAGCCAGGACCGCAGGGCGTTGTTGTGCGCCGCGACCACCGCGGCCGCGATCACGTCCGCCTCCAGGGTCCCGTCCGGCCGTGCGCCGAGGCGTGCGCGCAGGTACTCGGCGAGGGCGCGCTCGTAGCGCCACACCACCGACAACTCGTAGGCGCGCAGCCCCGGGACCTTCTTGGTGAGGTGGTAGCGCTGCACCGAGAAGTCCGGGTTCTCGGCGTACAACCGCAGCACCAGCCGGGCCGCGTCGCAGACCCGCGCCACCGGGTCGGCGTCCTCGGGCGAGGCGGCCAGGAACGCCGTCATGTCCGCCAGGCACCGCTCGTGGTCGGGGAAGACCACGTCCTCCTTGGACGGGAAGTAGCGGAAGAACGACCGCCGTCCGACTCCCGCGAGCGCGACGATGTCGTCGATGGTCGTCTGCTCGTAGCCCCGCTCCAGGAACAGTCGGAACGCCGCCGCGACCAGTGCCTCGCGCATCGGCGGACGGCCGCCCGCCGCATCCGTGGCACCCGCCGCGGCGGTGCCGTCCCCGCGGCCGGGCGCCGCACTGCTGGAGCTCATGAGGGGGAACGTAGCAGCTCACCGCCCTTCATGGCACTCAGTGCAGCCGGAGGAGGGAACTGAGTGCACTCGTGGGGATCGCAGCGCCGATCGCATACGATCACTTCCGGTCAGTCCCGAGGAGTTCCGATCAGCCGCGAGGTGTTCCGCATGCCGTCCGCCCGCCCCCGTCTCCTCTACGTCACGGACCTGGCCTACCAGGCGCGCGGGCGGCGCTACTGCGACGAGGACATCTTCCTGAGCTCCCGCCTGCGCGACGAGTTCGACCTGGCGCTGTGCCATCCCGGTGAGGCCGCCGCGCTGCTCGACGCCTTCGACGCCGTCGTCGTCCGCAACAGCGGCCCCGTGCTCGGTCACCGGGCCGCGTACGAAGCCTTCCGCGAGCGCGCCGCCGAGCGCTCCACCCGCGTCTACAACCAGCTCACCGGCCGGGCCGACATGGCCGGCAAGCAGTACCTGCTCGACCTGAGCGCCGCGGGCGAGGCGGTCATCCCCACAGTCGGCCGGCCGGAGGACCTGCACCTGCTGCCGACGGCGGACGAGTACGTCGTCAAGCCCCGGCTCGGCGCCGACTCGGCCGGCCTGCGCATCGTGCCCGCGGACGGCCTCCGGCAGGCACTGCGCGACGACGACGCCGGGGACGTGCTCGTCCAGCCGCGCGTCGACTTCGCGTACGAGGTCTCCTTCTACTTCGTCGACGACGCGTTCCAGTACGCCCTGTACGCGCCGGACCCCGGCCGGCGCTGGCGGCTGGAACCGTACGACGCCACCGCGCGGGACCTCGAGTTCGCCCGGCGGTTCATCGAGTGGAACGGCATCGACCACGGAATCCAGCGCGTCGACGCCTGCCGCGCCCCCGGCGGCGAGCTGCTCCTGGTCGAGCTGGAGGACCTCAACCCCTACCTGTCGCTGGACGCCCTCGACGAGACACGCCGGGACTCCTTCGTCACCGCCCTGCGGGCGGCCCTCAGGCGCCTCCTCGCGGCCTGAACGCCTCTACCATGGCGGGCATGGACGTGTTCGTCGACCGGCTCGACCCGGACATGTGCGTGGTGACGGCCGCCGCGGGCGGGGAGCGGGCCGGGTGCCTGGTCGGGTTCTCCTCGCAGTGCTCCCTCGACCCGGTCCGGTACGCCGTGTGGCTCTCGGAGGTCAACCGGACCTACCGGGTGGCGCGGTCCGCCGACGTACTGGCCGTGCACCTCCTCGCCCGCGACCAGCACGAGACGGCCGAGCTGTTCGGCGGGCGGACCGGCGACGAGGTGGACAAGTTCCAGCGGGCCCGGTGGCGCACCGGCCACGGCGGGGCGTTGGTGCTGGAGGACGCCGAGGCGTGGTTCGTCGGCCGCGTCGTGGAGCGTGTCCCCGGCGGCGACCACGTGGGGTTCGTCCTCGACCCCGTCGAATGGGGCGGGCGGGGCAAGTCCGGCGGCCCGCTGCTGCGGATCTCCGACGCCGCGGACATCGCGCCGGGCCACCCGGTGGACTGAGGCCCGCTCCCGGCGGGCCGGCCGGTTCAGCGCCCGGAGCCGCGCTCGACCAGCGCCTCGGTGACCGCCCGCACGCTGCGCGCGATGTGCTGCAACTGCAGGACCTCCGCCGCGTACAGCTTGATGGTGTGCTCGATGACCGACTCGTGCAGCCCCAGCCGGGGCAGATCCGCCCGCGCCGTCTGCAGGGCGGTGCGCGCCACTCGGATCTCGTGCTGGACCTGGATCTGCGCGTGGCGGGCGAGGAGCACGGGGTGGCGGATCAGCGCGGGATAGCCGGCGTAGCGCGACGGCACCAGCTCGCGCAGCCACTTGGCCGCCGAGCGTTCCCAGTCGTAACTGCCGGGCGCCTTCACCTGGCAGGGCCAGTCCGGGTGGGTGCGCGTGGTCGTCAGGGGCATGATCATCGCTTCCGGTGTGGCGGCGTCGACGGGGTGGGCGACGGGTGGGGGCGGTCCCGGTCCAGGGGACGACCGGGACCGCCGCGGGCGCTCGCACAGGCGATGCCCGACGGAACATCCCGGACCCGCCGGAGCGGGTAGGAGTCGGCGGCCAGGGATGTTCGCGCAGGTGCGGACGCGCTCCGGGGCGGCCGGGTCGCGATCCGTGAGCAGTATTTATATATGCCATCCGCTTTGCAAGACGTATGAAAACATTCATGCCTG carries:
- a CDS encoding S1 family peptidase, producing MRHARRRIVRRVARLAAVGGLLLGGTMVTRAVAGEPPDAAVPHTLARSASGTGAGLVSRLGTDRTAGHWVGSDGRPVVAVTDERAAREVRRAGAEAKVVRHSMSELRSATSTLRSAPRVAGTAWALDYRTNEVVVRGDSTVSRSDWSRLTDVAEGIGGFVRMERTEGAFTTRLNGAEPILSTAGRCSAGFNVTDGRGDFILTAGHCGPTGSVWFGDGRGERRVGATVAGSFPGDDFSLVEYADGEAGDGADVVAVGGGKGVRITGVGEPAVGQRVFRSGSTSGLRDGRVTALDATVNYPEGTVTGLIETDVCAEPGDSGGPMFSEGIALGVTSGGNGDCDKGGTTFFQPLPEAMASLGVRLLVSEEEEGAAPGAAPSAPAGAGGGAAPGAAAPVTGVDGSTLLSRLTDRRNVGPGMLVVAGSMVALVATRWIRAEQDRKAYRRRYSATWG
- a CDS encoding MalY/PatB family protein, translating into MTSFEEHQSGETNPLQALTPDQLRRRTSMKWRTHPADVLPLWVAEMDVPLAAPVVRAVTDAMELGDTGYPAGTAYAEALAAFAGKRWGWDDLAVERTAIVPDVMLGVVEMLELVTGPGDPVIVNPPVYPPFYAFVTHVDRRVVEAPLDAGLRLDLGVLEEEFRRAVAGGGRAAYLLCNPHNPTGTVHTADELAAVAALAERYGVRVVADEIHAPVVTGPGARFVPYLSVPGAERGLALMSASKGWNLPGLKAALALAGPGAGADLARMPEEVGHGASHVGVLAHTAALRDGTAWLDAVLAGIEENRRLLTRLLAEHLPGVVHRPGEATYLAWLDCRPLDLGDDPADVFLRRGRVALSSGIPFGTGGAGHLRLNLATSTEVITEAVRRMAAALDRD
- a CDS encoding PPOX class F420-dependent oxidoreductase; this encodes MDDVSMARLSAGKYLLVTTFRKNGTPVATPVWVVRDGDALGVWTAAGSWKVKRIRNRADVLVGPCDLRGRPTGDQVPATAEICDPATTGRYRRLIARKYGVVGRLTLLGSRLRRGPDGTVGIRITSAP
- a CDS encoding Zn-ribbon domain-containing OB-fold protein; translated protein: MYHHSGNVAQQTAGSATGVLDPRAPESEAIHFQRCTWCGTAMYHRVLCPVCRGSDLRTERSEGTGTVRHATVVHRNTPAARNVSLIEMAEGFVLRGRVMGPLIGIHSGDRVRLSTAQDPVRGEPVFQLVDEPYRAWT
- a CDS encoding TetR family transcriptional regulator, with product MSSSSAAPGRGDGTAAAGATDAAGGRPPMREALVAAAFRLFLERGYEQTTIDDIVALAGVGRRSFFRYFPSKEDVVFPDHERCLADMTAFLAASPEDADPVARVCDAARLVLRLYAENPDFSVQRYHLTKKVPGLRAYELSVVWRYERALAEYLRARLGARPDGTLEADVIAAAVVAAHNNALRSWLRSDGRDDAGAAVDHALGYAQSAFGSSPAPPPAAGQEDVVVVVTRRGAPLWQVVREVEAAFAGD
- a CDS encoding flavin reductase family protein; translation: MAGMDVFVDRLDPDMCVVTAAAGGERAGCLVGFSSQCSLDPVRYAVWLSEVNRTYRVARSADVLAVHLLARDQHETAELFGGRTGDEVDKFQRARWRTGHGGALVLEDAEAWFVGRVVERVPGGDHVGFVLDPVEWGGRGKSGGPLLRISDAADIAPGHPVD